A genomic window from Salvia hispanica cultivar TCC Black 2014 chromosome 5, UniMelb_Shisp_WGS_1.0, whole genome shotgun sequence includes:
- the LOC125190735 gene encoding UPF0481 protein At3g47200-like isoform X1 yields MESVNEGSQTVQIEILVSSFGKKFDKLSEDPSFSYAASIYEVPQKLRKANEGAYTPRLVSIGPLHHGRWQLQDMEPFKLRFMHNFLTRSKVDLHTIAEFAAKEESFVRGCYEGTITLSPNRLAEVIMLDGIFIVALLLDVYFIQLRDENETIFDTHWVMQDLMHDMLLLENQMPIRIMEGLLSFVDLSSLNESEMVMVTIYDLAQKFFKIIGFTSKVPLAAHHSKARHFVEFLLFLHDPPEGYVSSFDKRPRRQVESTDFCQNATELVKAGVVLRSSESNWLHEISFSYEDGVLTIPELTIDALTEPFFKNLIAFEHLGRYGYFSKKFTSYVMLLETLIRTPGDVDILVEVGIIENRFGSSRQVAALFNNLTRGILTEGVYDFYFYGLFMELKYYRRSLLNPGKGSLYRWRIILRVMSYKWNEWKWILGRDYFSNPWSTLSIVAGFLLLVLTLIQAVCSILQVA; encoded by the exons ATGGAATCTGTGAATGAAGGATCACAAACTGTCCAAATAGAGATATTAGTATCTTCATTTGgtaaaaaatttgataagtTGTCCGAAGATCCTTCATTTTCCTATGCAGCATCTATCTATGAAGTTCCTCAGAAACTGCGGAAAGCAAATGAGGGAGCCTATACTCCTCGATTGGTGTCAATTGGTCCATTACATCATGGTCGATGGCAACTTCAAGACATGGAGCCATTCAAACTGAGATTCATGCATAATTTCTTGACTAGATCTAAGGTTGACCTACATACCATAGCCGAATTTGCAGCAAAGGAGGAAAGTTTCGTCCGTGGGTGTTATGAGGGTACAATTACTCTTTCTCCTAATCGACTTGCTGAAGTGATTATGTTGGATGGAATATTCATTGTTGCACTTTTGCTGGATGTCTATTTCATTCAGTTGAGGGATGAGAACGAGACGATATTTGACACTCACTGGGTCATGCAGGACTTGATGCATGATATGTTGTTGCTAGAGAATCAGATGCCTATAAGAATAATGGAGGGCCTTTTGAGTTTTGTGGATCTTTCATCCTTAAATGAAAGTGAAATGGTCATGGTCACCATCTATGATCTTGCTCAGAAATTCTTCAAGATCATTGGTTTTACAAGCAAGGTACCATTGGCAGCACATCATAGTAAGGCTAGACATTTTGTTGAGTTCCTTCTGTTTCTCCATGATCCACCAGAGGGATATGTGAGTTCTTTTGATAAGCGACCGAGAAGGCAAGTAGAGAGCACTGACTTCTGTCAAAATGCGACAGAGCTTGTCAAAGCTGGAGTTGTTCTTCGTAGCAGTGAATCAAATTGGTTACATGAAATTTCTTTTAGTTATGAGGATGGTGTGTTGACCATCCCCGAATTGACAATAGATGCATTGACTGAGCCATTCTTCAAGAATCTAATAGCCTTTGAACACTTGGGCCGTTACGGGTACTTTTCCAAGAAATTTACAAGTTATGTGATGCTCCTGGAGACGTTAATACGCACTCCGGGTGATGTTGATATACTTGTTGAGGTTGGCATCATCGAGAATAGATTTGGTTCAAGTAGACAAGTTGCAGCCCTTTTTAATAATCTGACTCGAGGAATACTGACTGAAGGAGTAtatgatttctatttttatggccTATTTATGGAGTTGAAGTATTACAGGAGGAGTTTGTTGAACCCCGGGAAAGGCAGTTTGTATAGATGGAGAATTATACTGAGAGTCATGAGTTACAAATGGAACGAATGGAAATGGATTCTGGGACGCGATTATTTCAGCAATCCTTGGTCCACCTTATCTATTGTTGCTGGATTTTTGTTGCTCGTTCTTACATTAATACAAGCAGTCTGTTCAATTCTCCAG GTTGCATGA
- the LOC125190735 gene encoding UPF0481 protein At3g47200-like isoform X2 — protein MRDLMHDMLLLENQMPIRIMEGLLSFVDLSSLNESEMVMVTIYDLAQKFFKIIGFTSKVPLAAHHSKARHFVEFLLFLHDPPEGYVSSFDKRPRRQVESTDFCQNATELVKAGVVLRSSESNWLHEISFSYEDGVLTIPELTIDALTEPFFKNLIAFEHLGRYGYFSKKFTSYVMLLETLIRTPGDVDILVEVGIIENRFGSSRQVAALFNNLTRGILTEGVYDFYFYGLFMELKYYRRSLLNPGKGSLYRWRIILRVMSYKWNEWKWILGRDYFSNPWSTLSIVAGFLLLVLTLIQAVCSILQVA, from the exons ATGAGG GACTTGATGCATGATATGTTGTTGCTAGAGAATCAGATGCCTATAAGAATAATGGAGGGCCTTTTGAGTTTTGTGGATCTTTCATCCTTAAATGAAAGTGAAATGGTCATGGTCACCATCTATGATCTTGCTCAGAAATTCTTCAAGATCATTGGTTTTACAAGCAAGGTACCATTGGCAGCACATCATAGTAAGGCTAGACATTTTGTTGAGTTCCTTCTGTTTCTCCATGATCCACCAGAGGGATATGTGAGTTCTTTTGATAAGCGACCGAGAAGGCAAGTAGAGAGCACTGACTTCTGTCAAAATGCGACAGAGCTTGTCAAAGCTGGAGTTGTTCTTCGTAGCAGTGAATCAAATTGGTTACATGAAATTTCTTTTAGTTATGAGGATGGTGTGTTGACCATCCCCGAATTGACAATAGATGCATTGACTGAGCCATTCTTCAAGAATCTAATAGCCTTTGAACACTTGGGCCGTTACGGGTACTTTTCCAAGAAATTTACAAGTTATGTGATGCTCCTGGAGACGTTAATACGCACTCCGGGTGATGTTGATATACTTGTTGAGGTTGGCATCATCGAGAATAGATTTGGTTCAAGTAGACAAGTTGCAGCCCTTTTTAATAATCTGACTCGAGGAATACTGACTGAAGGAGTAtatgatttctatttttatggccTATTTATGGAGTTGAAGTATTACAGGAGGAGTTTGTTGAACCCCGGGAAAGGCAGTTTGTATAGATGGAGAATTATACTGAGAGTCATGAGTTACAAATGGAACGAATGGAAATGGATTCTGGGACGCGATTATTTCAGCAATCCTTGGTCCACCTTATCTATTGTTGCTGGATTTTTGTTGCTCGTTCTTACATTAATACAAGCAGTCTGTTCAATTCTCCAG GTTGCATGA
- the LOC125190637 gene encoding squamosa promoter-binding protein 1-like, which produces MNIMNESKMMKRDGGDSDDDELAPDEEKRKRVAGAKKGGGDASMKSCQAEKCSANLATAKVYHRRHKVCEHHAKAQVAVVAGIRQRFCQQCSRFHELSEFDDAKRSCRRRLAGHNERRRKNPGEGSQAEGSTSGRIKGSGSTTTVKELVCGQVDDRGRIQMSVQENSTYKHFHVR; this is translated from the exons ATGAACATCATGAATGAGAGCAAAATGATGAAGAGAGACGGTGGCGACTCCGACGATGATGAGCTGGCGCCCGACGAGGAGAAGCGGAAGAGGGTCGCCGGCGCCAAGAAAGGCGGCGGCGACGCCTCCATGAAGAGCTGCCAGGCTGAGAAGTGCTCCGCTAATCTCGCCACCGCCAAGGTGTACCACCGCCGCCATAAGGTCTGCGAGCACCACGCCAAGGCGCAGGTCGCCGTCGTCGCCGGAATCCGCCAGCGCTTCTGCCAGCAATGCAGCAg GTTCCACGAGCTCTCGGAATTTGATGACGCGAAGAGGAGCTGCCGGAGGAGGTTGGCCGGCCACAAcgagaggaggaggaagaatcCGGGCGAGGGTTCACAGGCAGAAGGGTCCACTAGCGGCCGGATCAAGGGCAGCGGAAGCACGACGACGGTGAAGGAGTTGGTGTGTGGGCAAGTGGATGATAGGGGAAGGATTCAAATGAGTGTCCAAGAAAATTCAACCTACAAACATTTCCATGTCCGATAA
- the LOC125187335 gene encoding protein TPX2-like, giving the protein MAAVEESSNLFVVDEAYEFSAPRFHDFMAEETVEELRRAELWFESALAYAPSPFMPRIRSTRTVQQILCNFNEDEQIQKPPKSSENASNSAQEPAPKSLNQTLDKVKVISAETTEKTPDTESSCSQEKQNIAKGSGPVSSSSVPKEVAGQGPEIYCTPAPQKQRDDRKLQTAKKIASMLKNPSAVNSKKQLPKSQAKSAKPASVRRDGNKNIVGTPSFAHENPAIKKQKLDGGKSRQILGVNKPSNLSHKTRTGIVSSSTSTFCPATAKTCKEDRKMYVREPVAPFVSMAEMMKKFQSGTREMPSMRSSCSLSQSDAAGATQRRHKLVLTRPKTPEFETSQRVRSVKIKSSAEIEEEMMAKLPKFKARPLNKKIFEAATLPPLPRSTPQLPEFKEFRLETMSRATQNAETSSVASVEPTESHLWKPRHLTAPRSPALQTSLRARPPKIKSSEELEKEELENISHFKARPLNRKIFESKGEMGMFCNMKKQVTIPQEFNFAIDKRIPPPTSVVDLFDKLSICSESQREKPLTRNTTPNPFHLHTEERGAEKERRIAAELMQKQLEEERARIPRAHPYPYTTDFPVIPPKPEAKPCTKPEPFELESLVRHEQEMQREMEERMRMEMEEAERRRFKAHPILKEDPIPLPEKERKPLTEVQGFNLHLVNRAVERAEFDKKIKETEMVYKRYREETEAARMMEEEKALKQLRRTMVPHARPVPKFNHPFLPQKSTKDTTKPKSPKLRVDYRKEKRRMVPSGKASGAAACFMR; this is encoded by the exons ATGGCAGCGGTGGAGGAGTCGAGCAATCTGTTCGTGGTCGACGAGGCGTATGAGTTCTCGGCGCCGCGATTTCATGATTTCATGGCGGAGGAGACTGTTGAGGAGCTTCGCAGGGCGGAGCTGTGGTTCGAGAGCGCCCTCGCTTACGCCCCTTCTC CGTTTATGCCTAGAATCAGATCTACCAGAACTGTTCAACAGATTCTTTGCAATTTCAATGAGGATGAGCAAATTCAGAAG CCACCGAAATCATCTGAAAATGCATCGAATTCTGCTCAAGAACCAGCTCCAAAATCACTGAACCAGACACT AGATAAAGTGAAGGTGATTTCAGCTGAAACAACGGAGAAGACACCTGATACAGAAAGCTCATGCTCTCAGGAAAAGCAGAA CATTGCTAAAGGCAGCGGCCCGGTATCCTCCTCCTCTGTCCCTAAAGAAGTTGCTGGACAAG GACCGGAGATTTACTGCACTCCAGCACCACAAAAGCAGAGGGATGATAGGAAGCTTCAGACAGCAAAAAAGATTGCTAGTATGCTGAAAAATCCTTCTGCGGTCAATTCAAAGAAACAGTTGCCAAAATCACAAGCCAAGAGTGCTAAACCTGCTAGTGTTAGGAG GGACGGTAATAAGAACATTGTTGGAACTCCCAGCTTTGCCCATGAAAACCCTGCCATAAAGAAGCAAAAGCTGGATGGAGGAAAATCTCGACAG ATTCTTGGAGTTAACAAACCTTCAAACCTTTCTCACAAAACAAGAACTGGAATTGTTAGCAGCAGCACCTCCACCTTCTGCCCTGCAACTGCTAAAACTTGTAAAGAAGATAGAAAG ATGTATGTCCGAGAACCAGTAGCACCATTTGTTTCTATGGCGGAAATGATGAAGAAATTCCAATCAGGGACGAGAGAGATGCCTTCGATGCGTAGCAGCTGCTCTCTTTCTCAGAGCGATGCTGCTGGAGCAACGCAGAGGAGGCATAAGCTTGTGCTCACAAGGCCTAAAACACCTGAATTTGAAACATCTCAGCGCGTGCGTTCTGTTAAAATCAAAAGCTCAGCAGAAATCGAGGAAGAGATGATGGCTAAGCTTCCCAAGTTCAAGGCTCGTCCACTAAACAAAAAG ATCTTTGAGGCTGCAACTTTACCGCCATTGCCAAGAAGCACACCACAGCTTCCGGAGTTCAAG GAATTCCGTCTAGAAACAATGTCAAGGGCCACTCAGAATGCAGAAACATCCTCTGTGGCTTCGGTTGAACCAACAGAG AGTCATCTATGGAAACCACGTCACCTTACTGCCCCGAGGTCACCTGCTCTTCAAACATCTCTCCGAGCACGTCCTCCCAAGATCAAGAGTTCCGAGGAGTTGGAGAAAGAGGAGCTtgaaaatatttcacatttcaaGGCTAGACCATTGAATAGAAAG ATATTTGAAAGCAAAGGGGAGATGGGAATGTTCTGCAACATGAAGAAGCAAGTTACCATTCCTCAGGAATTTAATTTTGCCATAGATAAAAGGATCCCTCCACCAACTTCTGTGGTTGATCTCTTCGACAAG CTTTCAATATGTTCAGAATCTCAACGTGAGAAGCCTCTCACTAGAAACACTACACCAAACCCATTCCATCTCCACACAGAG GAAAGAGGGGCAGAGAAAGAGCGAAGGATAGCTGCAGAACTCATGCAGAAACAGTTAGAAGAGGAGAGGGCTAGGATACCTAGAGCTCATCCGTATCCTTACACAACTGATTTTCCTGTG ATTCCGCCAAAGCCAGAGGCAAAGCCATGTACGAAACCAGAGCCATTCGAATTGGAAAGTTTGGTGAGGCATGAACAGGAGATGCAGAGAGAAATGGAGGAAAGGATGAGGATGGAAATGGAAGAAGCTGAGAGGAGAAGATTCAAAGCCCATCCTATCTTGAAAGA GGACCCGATTCCACTCCCGGAGAAGGAGCGAAAGCCCCTCACAGAGGTTCAAGGATTCAATCTACACCTCGTGAACAGGGCTGTTGAGAGAGCAGAATTTGATAAAAAG ATTAAGGAGACAGAAATGGTCTACAAGAGATACAGAGAGGAGACAGAAGCTGCAAGGATG atggaggaggagaaggcCTTGAAACAGTTGAGGAGGACTATGGTTCCTCATGCAAGACCAGTACCTAAATTCAACCACCCTTTCTTACCACAGAA GTCTACTAAAGACACCACAAAACCCAAGTCTCCAAAACTGCGTGTGGATTATAGGAAGGAGAAACGAAGGATGGTCCCCTCTGGCAAAGCTTCGGGTGCAGCAGCATGCTTTATGAGGTGA
- the LOC125186808 gene encoding protein ARABIDOPSIS THALIANA ANTHER 7-like, protein MKPLILLFALALALTLAMPITASRNKGCRDVFNNFGHCAGYIQGLGNKPSRVCCLSVTNLNSIAKHEPGGSVRICQCIEHFASYRHHPFVGTRIRDLPRKCNTRLSFPISERMDCNRAV, encoded by the exons ATGAAGCCTCTTATCCTTCTCTTCGCGCTCGCACTTGCACTCACTCTCGCGATGCCAATCACCGCGTCGCGCAACAAAGGCTGCAGAGACGTGTTCAACAATTTTGGCCATTGCGCGGGCTATATTCAAGGTCTAGGCAACAAACCATCGCGAGTGTGTTGCCTAAGTGTAACGAATCTGAATTCCATCGCGAAACATGAACCGGGTGGTTCGGTAAGAATATGCCAATGCATAGAGCATTTTGCAAGTTATAGACACCATCCATTCGTTGGCACGCGTATCAGAGACCTGCCTCGTAAGTGCAACACGCGTTTGAGTTTTCCTATTTCGGAGCGCATGGACTGTAATCG GGCTGTTTGA
- the LOC125190371 gene encoding probable protein phosphatase 2C 58 isoform X1 gives MIGRELLHKMKEKVCFSSPLTPDGKKGGGKFSRQVTHGSYLMKGKSNRPMEDYLVSELRVIGEDALGLFAIYDGHMGHGVANYLQLNLFDNILKQGDFWTDIKLAIKSAYQTTDKEILEKSFELGKGGSTAVNAILINGQRLVVANVGDSRAVISKKGVAKQLSVDHDPTREKELIESKGGFVSNRPGDVPRVDGQLAVARAFGDKSLKKHVTSEPDIAVQTIDDDVEFLILASDGVWTVMSNQDAVNSIKAIKDPHAAAKRLVDEALSRKSRDDISCVVVRFQ, from the exons ATGATAGGAAGAGAGCTCCTTCACAAGATGAAG GAAAAGGTGTGCTTTTCCTCGCCTCTTACCCCGGATGGAAAGAAAGGCGGTGGAAAATTCTCGAGGCAAGTCACACATGGCTCCTATCTGATGAAAGGAAAGTCGAACCGTCCCATGGAAGACTATCTGGTCTCTGAACTCAGGGTGATAGGCGAGGACGCGTTGGGATTGTTTGCCATCTATGACGGACACATGGGGCACGGTGTTGCAAACTACTTGCAACTGAACCTCTTCGACAACATTCTGAAGCAG GGTGACTTCTGGACCGACATCAAACTCGCAATAAAGAGCGCTTATCAGACGACTGACAAGGAAATATTGGAGAAGTCCTTTGAATTGGGGAAAGGAGGGTCGACAGCGGTAAATGCAATCTTGATCAACGGACAGAGGCTCGTGGTTGCAAACGTGGGGGACTCCCGAGCTGTCATCAGCAAGAAAGGCGTCGCGAAGCAGCTCTCTGTCGATCACGACCCCACTAGGGAAAAGGAGTTGATCGAGAGCAAGGGCGGATTCGTGTCAAACCGGCCAG GCGACGTTCCTCGCGTTGATGGCCAGCTGGCGGTGGCCAGAGCATTCGGCGACAAGAGCTTGAAGAAACACGTGACGTCCGAGCCTGATATTGCGGTCCAGACCATAGACGACGACGTTGAGTTCTTAATTTTAGCGAGCGATGGAGTGTGGACC GTAATGTCGAACCAAGACGCGGTCAACTCCATCAAAGCGATCAAGGATCCACACGCAGCAGCCAAGCGTCTCGTTGATGAGGCGCTGTCGAGGAAAAGCCGGGACGACATCTCGTGCGTCGTCGTTAGGTTTCAATAG
- the LOC125190371 gene encoding probable protein phosphatase 2C 58 isoform X2, with protein sequence MEKVCFSSPLTPDGKKGGGKFSRQVTHGSYLMKGKSNRPMEDYLVSELRVIGEDALGLFAIYDGHMGHGVANYLQLNLFDNILKQGDFWTDIKLAIKSAYQTTDKEILEKSFELGKGGSTAVNAILINGQRLVVANVGDSRAVISKKGVAKQLSVDHDPTREKELIESKGGFVSNRPGDVPRVDGQLAVARAFGDKSLKKHVTSEPDIAVQTIDDDVEFLILASDGVWTVMSNQDAVNSIKAIKDPHAAAKRLVDEALSRKSRDDISCVVVRFQ encoded by the exons ATG GAAAAGGTGTGCTTTTCCTCGCCTCTTACCCCGGATGGAAAGAAAGGCGGTGGAAAATTCTCGAGGCAAGTCACACATGGCTCCTATCTGATGAAAGGAAAGTCGAACCGTCCCATGGAAGACTATCTGGTCTCTGAACTCAGGGTGATAGGCGAGGACGCGTTGGGATTGTTTGCCATCTATGACGGACACATGGGGCACGGTGTTGCAAACTACTTGCAACTGAACCTCTTCGACAACATTCTGAAGCAG GGTGACTTCTGGACCGACATCAAACTCGCAATAAAGAGCGCTTATCAGACGACTGACAAGGAAATATTGGAGAAGTCCTTTGAATTGGGGAAAGGAGGGTCGACAGCGGTAAATGCAATCTTGATCAACGGACAGAGGCTCGTGGTTGCAAACGTGGGGGACTCCCGAGCTGTCATCAGCAAGAAAGGCGTCGCGAAGCAGCTCTCTGTCGATCACGACCCCACTAGGGAAAAGGAGTTGATCGAGAGCAAGGGCGGATTCGTGTCAAACCGGCCAG GCGACGTTCCTCGCGTTGATGGCCAGCTGGCGGTGGCCAGAGCATTCGGCGACAAGAGCTTGAAGAAACACGTGACGTCCGAGCCTGATATTGCGGTCCAGACCATAGACGACGACGTTGAGTTCTTAATTTTAGCGAGCGATGGAGTGTGGACC GTAATGTCGAACCAAGACGCGGTCAACTCCATCAAAGCGATCAAGGATCCACACGCAGCAGCCAAGCGTCTCGTTGATGAGGCGCTGTCGAGGAAAAGCCGGGACGACATCTCGTGCGTCGTCGTTAGGTTTCAATAG
- the LOC125187525 gene encoding zinc finger CCCH domain-containing protein 2-like gives MMMGTIDIPPRRQHQLLLLSGSPTAAAFSRFLPCNDVDGSDEEPYASDHFRMYEFKVRKCSRSRSHDWTDCPFAHPGEKARRRDPRRFRYSGLVCPEYRKGHCGKGDACEFSHGVFECWLHPSRYRTEACKDGKACKRKVCFFAHSSRQLRLVPDPEPAPEDKRKSSSHCCLYCHHELKSATASPTSTLMGHHNISPPMSPLYRGDTGDMGYGSLDSYKDALAELMASFEAMSPSEATGRPQGGLPWLDVNFNVEEPQFVMSPSTSTPVSRGHSKFYQEEYSGRNLMNESRFNANEGGSGGPDLGWVNDLLT, from the coding sequence atgatgatGGGAACCATCGACATCCCTCCCCGCCGGCAGCAtcagctcctcctcctctccgGCTCCCCGACCGCGGCCGCGTTCTCGAGATTCCTCCCGTGCAACGACGTCGACGGCTCGGACGAGGAGCCCTACGCCTCCGACCACTTCCGCATGTACGAGTTCAAGGTGCGGAAGTGCAGCCGGAGCCGGAGCCACGACTGGACCGACTGCCCCTTCGCACACCCGGGCGAGAAGGCCAGGCGCCGCGACCCCAGGCGCTTCCGCTACTCGGGGCTCGTCTGCCCCGAGTACCGGAAGGGCCACTGCGGGAAGGGCGACGCCTGCGAGTTCTCGCACGGCGTGTTCGAGTGCTGGCTCCACCCCTCCCGCTACCGCACCGAGGCCTGCAAGGACGGGAAGGCCTGCAAGCGGAAGGTGTGCTTCTTCGCGCACTCCTCCCGCCAGCTCCGCCTCGTCCCCGACCCCGAACCCGCCCCGGAGGACAAGAGGAAATCTTCCAGCCATTGCTGTTTGTACTGCCACCATGAGTTGAAGTCGGCGACTGCGTCGCCGACTTCAACCCTTATGGGCCATCATAACATTTCCCCACCTATGTCGCCCTTGTACAGGGGCGACACAGGGGACATGGGGTATGGGTCCTTGGACTCGTACAAGGATGCGCTCGCTGAGCTCATGGCCTCGTTTGAGGCTATGAGCCCGAGTGAGGCGACAGGCCGCCCTCAGGGTGGCCTTCCGTGGCTGGATGTGAATTTCAATGTGGAGGAGCCACAGTTTGTGATGTCGCCATCAACTTCGACTCCGGTGAGCCGTGGACATAGCAAATTTTACCAGGAGGAATATTCCGGTAGGAATTTGATGAATGAAAGCAGGTTTAATGCCAATGAGGGTGGTTCCGGTGGGCCGGATCTCGGGTGGGTCAACGATCTTCTGACATGA